In Eucalyptus grandis isolate ANBG69807.140 chromosome 4, ASM1654582v1, whole genome shotgun sequence, the following proteins share a genomic window:
- the LOC104442811 gene encoding berberine bridge enzyme-like 26 codes for MKMQSFTMHHHLAFLLLFSAPLVAFVMSTPENFQQCLSLHSENTTAISKLVYTPINSSYSSVLDITIQNLRFLTPSAPKPLLIVTPLHVSHVQAAITCSRRYGLQTRIRSGGHDYEGLSYLSKVPFVIMDMVNLRSIAVDVEDETAWVQSGATVGELYYRIAEKSKTLGFPAGVCPTVGVGGHFSGGGYGTMLRKYGLAVDNVIDAQLVNAQGRLLDRESMGEDLFWAIRGGGGGSFGVVVSWKVKLVPVPSTVTVFTLLRTLEQHATKLVHQWQLIGNELPNDLFMRVILQSSNSGPNGTRTMEASFNTLYLGGVDALLEVTRSSFPELNVTRQDCTEMSWIESILYFAGFSGEPLEVLLNRSSNTKLYFKHKSDYVKEPIPKSGLEGMWERFFEEDVGVAQMIWNHYGGRMSEISESALPFPHRAGVLYKIQHLTSWTDGGDEVASKHVSWIRSFYSYMAPYVSKSPREAYINYRDLDIGTNNVKGDTGYKQASAWGKKYFKNNFDRLVRVKTAVDRGNFFRHEQSIPPFSF; via the coding sequence ATGAAGATGCAAAGCTTCACCATGCATCATCATTTGGCATTTCTCCTGCTCTTTTCAGCTCCTTTAGTGGCTTTTGTTATGAGCACTCCTGAGAATTTCCAGCAATGCCTCTCTCTTCACTCCGAAAACACAACGGCAATCTCTAAACTCGTTTATACTCCAATCAACTCTTCGTATTCTTCCGTCTTGGACATTACCATACAGAACCTGCGGTTCTTGACTCCTTCCGCTCCGAAACCATTACTCATCGTGACACCGCTCCATGTCTCCCATGTCCAAGCCGCCATCACTTGCTCCCGGCGGTACGGACTCCAAACGAGAATCCGAAGTGGTGGTCACGACTATGAGGGTCTTTCATACTTGTCCAAAGTCCCGTTCGTCATCATGGACATGGTGAATCTCCGATCCATCGCTGTGGATGTGGAGGACGAAACAGCGTGGGTCCAATCGGGTGCAACGGTTGGTGAGCTCTACTATAGGATTGCCGAGAAGAGCAAAACCCTAGGCTTCCCGGCTGGTGTCTGCCCCACAGTCGGCGTGGGTGGGCACTTCAGTGGCGGAGGCTATGGCACGATGCTGCGCAAATATGGCCTTGCCGTTGATAACGTAATCGATGCCCAGTTGGTCAATGCACAAGGTCGGCTCCTGGATAGAGAATCCATGGGGGAAGATCTCTTTTGGGCTATCCGAGGTGGAGGCGGTGGCAGCTTCGGTGTAGTAGTGTCCTGGAAAGTCAAGCTGGTCCCGGTACCGTCGACCGTGACCGTGTTCACGCTCTTGAGGACGCTGGAGCAACATGCGACCAAGCTCGTGCACCAGTGGCAACTTATCGGGAACGAGCTTCCCAACGACCTATTTATGCGGGTGATCTTGCAGAGTTCCAACTCTGGCCCCAACGGGACGAGGACGATGGAAGCGTCGTTTAACACTCTTTACCTCGGTGGGGTCGACGCGCTCCTCGAGGTGACGAGGAGCAGCTTCCCGGAACTGAATGTCACGAGACAGGACTGCACCGAGATGAGCTGGATCGAGTCGATCCTCTACTTCGCGGGGTTTAGTGGAGAGCCCTTGGAAGTCTTGCTGAACAGGAGCTCCAACACCAAATTATACTTCAAGCACAAGTCTGATTATGTGAAGGAGCCGATCCCTAAGAGTGGCTTAGAGGGGATGTGGGAGAGGTTCTTTGAGGAAGATGTAGGGGTGGCTCAAATGATTTGGAACCACTACGGCGGGAGAATGAGCGAGATTTCAGAATCCGCCCTTCCCTTCCCTCACAGAGCTGGCGTTCTGTACAAGATCCAGCACTTAACGTCATGGACCGATGGAGGCGACGAGGTGGCTTCAAAGCACGTGAGTTGGATACGAAGCTTCTACAGTTATATGGCGCCGTATGTGTCGAAATCTCCTCGAGAGGCCTATATCAACTACAGGGATCTGGACATAGGAACGAACAACGTGAAAGGCGACACGGGTTATAAGCAAGCGAGCGCTTGGGGAAAGAAATACTTCAAGAACAATTTCGACAGGTTGGTGCGTGTGAAGACCGCAGTCGATCGGGGCAACTTTTTCCGACACGAGCAAAGTATTCctccattttcattttaa
- the LOC104441215 gene encoding berberine bridge enzyme-like 26: MKMANFTLHHHLAFLLLFAAPLVAFDISTPENFLQCLSLHSRNASAISKLVYTPINSSYSSVLDITMQNLRLLTPSAPKPLFIMTPLDISHVQATIICSQQYRLQMRTRSGGHDYEGLSYLSEVPFVIVDMANFRSISVDAEDKTAWVQSGATVGELYYRIAEKSKTLGFPAGLCPTVGVGGHFSGGGYGTLLRKYGLAADNVINVQLVDAQGRLLDRESMGEDLFWAIRGGGGGSFGVVVSWKVKLVPVPSTVTVFTILRTLEQNATKLVHQWQLVANKLPNDLFIRLILQSYNSGPNGTRTMQAIFNTLYLGGVDSLLEVTRSRLPELNVTRQDCTEMSWIESVLYFAGFPSGTPLEVLLNRSSNTKTFFKNKSDYVKEPIPESGLEGMWERFFEEDQGVPIMIWNPYGGKMAEISESAIPFPHRAGVLYKIQHITAWTTGGNEVAPKHVSWIRSFYSYMAQYVSKSPREAYINYRDLDIGMNNVIGNTSYKQASVWGKKYFKNNFDRLVRVKTAVDPDNFFRHEQSIPPFSS, from the coding sequence atgaaGATGGCGAACTTCACTTTGCACCATCACTTGGcatttctccttctctttgcAGCTCCTTTGGTAGCTTTTGATATCAGCACTCCTGAAAATTTCCTCCAATGCCTCTCTCTTCATTCCAGAAACGCATCTGCAATCTCTAAACTCGTTTATACTCCAATCAACTCTTCGTACTCTTCTGTCTTGGACATTACCATGCAGAACCTGCGCCTCTTGACTCCTTCTGCTCCGAAACCCTTATTCATCATGACACCGCTCGACATCTCTCATGTCCAAGCCACCATTATCTGCTCCCAACAGTATAGACTCCAAATGAGGACCCGAAGTGGTGGTCACGACTATGAAGGCCTTTCATATTTGTCTGAAGTCCCGTTTGTCATTGTCGACATGGCGAATTTTCGATCAATCTCTGTGGATGCGGAGGACAAAACTGCGTGGGTCCAGTCGGGTGCGACAGTTGGCGAGCTTTACTATAGGATCGCTGAGAAGAGCAAAACCCTAGGCTTCCCGGCCGGCCTTTGCCCCACAGTTGGCGTTGGCGGGCACTTCAGTGGTGGAGGCTACGGCACGCTGCTGCGGAAATATGGCCTTGCTGCCGATAATGTAATCAACGTGCAGTTGGTTGACGCTCAGGGTCGGCTCCTAGATAGAGAATCAATGGGGGAAGATCTCTTCTGGGCGATTcgaggtggaggaggtggcAGCTTCGGTGTAGTAGTGTCCTGGAAAGTCAAGCTAGTCCCGGTGCCGTCAACCGTGACCGTGTTCACGATCCTGAGGACGTTGGAGCAAAATGCAACGAAGCTCGTACACCAGTGGCAACTTGTCGCGAACAAGCTCCCCAACGACCTATTCATCCGGCTGATCTTGCAGAGCTACAACTCCGGCCCCAACGGGACGAGGACGATGCAAGCCATCTTCAACACCCTTTACCTTGGTGGGGTCGACTCGCTCCTCGAGGTGACAAGGAGCCGCCTCCCGGAGCTCAACGTCACGAGACAGGACTGCACCGAGATGAGCTGGATTGAGTCCGTCCTCTACTTCGCGGGGTTTCCGAGCGGAACACCCTTGGAAGTCTTGCTCAACAGGAGCTCCAACACCAAAACGTTCTTCAAGAACAAATCGGATTATGTGAAGGAGCCAATCCCTGAGAGTGGCTTAGAGGGCATGTGGGAGAGGTTCTTTGAGGAAGATCAAGGGGTGCCTATAATGATTTGGAACCCCTATGGCGGGAAAATGGCAGAAATTTCTGAATCTGCCATTCCCTTCCCTCACAGAGCCGGGGTTTTGTACAAGATCCAGCACATAACGGCGTGGACCACTGGAGGCAACGAGGTTGCGCCGAAGCATGTGAGTTGGATACGAAGCTTCTACAGTTATATGGCGCAGTATGTGTCGAAATCGCCTCGAGAGGCCTACATCAACTACAGGGATCTCGACATAGGAATGAACAATGTGATAGGCAACACGAGTTATAAGCAAGCCAGCGTTTGGGGAAAGAAATACTTCAAGAACAATTTCGACAGGTTGGTGCGTGTGAAGACCGCGGTCGATCCTGACAACTTTTTCCGGCACGAGCAAAGTATTCCTCCGTTTTcatcttaa